From one Panulirus ornatus isolate Po-2019 chromosome 11, ASM3632096v1, whole genome shotgun sequence genomic stretch:
- the LOC139751314 gene encoding uncharacterized protein isoform X1, translated as MVFVEMANAELKKNLIEGICSVVGEEEGLTKYELKTTSIQKDEENRIQIVAIGPMNDRPTKSVLLLGETGAGKTSIINAMVNHLFGVALEDNFRFQLKDYTGSDDKHQVDNQTEYITAYLIYHQTGMHFEGNCVLIDTPGFGDTKVPLEKLKVFLTKDFGLNNLNCIGLVAKANQNRILAHHIETFTKFTSILGNNVSGISKLLATFASDSDPALVEVMRHTGIQFTDVYRLDNWPLYVTDTVDLSEKSHHAYLQYKWNNMQAEYARFFEALLESSPVSLKPTRDLIEATNHLEQIKGKLKKNVKATAELVNTLRREKISLNQYEDQAKKITWKVQERKEHIEKFPVLSGFHVHNCEICQQTCTDFCMDPSGVTPALAGTGAGIGSATVTGIGSAITAGAVTGAEVGIFGGPIGVMVGGGIGTIIGLTTGLIVGLVTRKSYSKCPIASCGTCSRNKCTHDMADHEIQKEKYILSETFEEKINHLEKSKYDEITENITKLRRVIQSNEKALNDFKEKLTVSARDLVECTNKVVELSFGYKSLNPTSFIDEMITEERENSHHVELLMMLKNAVILMLGSVEN; from the exons ATG GTCTTTGTGGAGATGGCAAATGCAGAATTAAAGAAGAACTTGATTGAAGGTATCTGTTCGGTGGTTGGAGAAGAGGAAGGGCTAACAAAATATGAGCTTAAGACCACAAGTATTCAAAAAGATGAAGAGAACAGGATTCAGATTGTGGCCATTGGTCCCATGAATGACAGACCAACAAAATCAGTTTTGCTTTTGGGAGAGACAGGTGCTGGAAAGACTAGTATTATCAATGCTATGGTTAATCATCTCTTTGGTGTTGCCCTTGAAGATAACTTTAGATTCCAATTGAAAGATTATACTGGGAGTGATGACAAACACCAGGTAGATAATCAAACAGAGTACATCACAGCATATCTGATATACCATCAAACTGGAATGCACTTTGAAGGTAACTGTGTGTTGATAGATACACCTGGCTTTGGTGACACAAAAGTGCCATTGGAGAAATTAAAGGTCTTCTTAACAAAGGACTTTGGCTTAAATAACCTTAACTGCATTGGATTAGTTGCCAAAGCCAATCAAAATAGGATATTAGCACACCACATAGAAACCTTTACTAAGTTTACTTCAATTTTGGGAAATAATGTCAGTGGTATATCAAAACTTTTGGCTACTTTTGCTTCTGATAGTGATCCAGCACTAGTTGAGGTGATGAGACATACAGGTATCCAGTTTACCGATGTGTACAGACTTGATAACTGGCCTTTGTATGTCACAGACACAGTTGATTTGTCTGAGAAGAGCCATCATGCATACCTGCAGTATAAATGGAATAACATGCAAGCAGAGTATGCTAGATTTTTTGAAGCCTTACTAGAATCTTCTCCAGTCAGCCTCAAGCCAACTAGGGACCTTATTGAGGCAACTAATCATCTAGAACAAATAAAAGgcaaattaaagaaaaatgtgaAAGCTACAGCTGAATTGGTCAATACTCTTCGAAGAGAGAAGATATCACTAAATCAATATGAAGATCAGGCAAAAAAGATAACGTGGaaggtacaagaaagaaaagaacacaTTGAAAAGTTTCCTGTGCTTAGTGGATTTCATGTTCATAATTGTGAAATTTGTCAGCAAACCTGTACTGATTTTTGTATGGATCCATCTGGTGTTACACCTGCGCTAGCTGGAACTGGTGCAGGGATCGGTTCTGCAACTGTGACTGGAATTGGTAGTGCAATAACTGCTGGAGCAGTGACAGGGGCAGAGGTTGGAATCTTTGGTGGTCCAATAGGAGTTATGGTTGGTGGAGGTATTGGAACAATTATTGGGCTAACTACTGGGCTTATTGTAGGGCTTGTGACAAGGAAAAGTTATTCAAAGTGCCCTATTGCTTCCTGTGGAACTTGTAGTAGAAATAAATGCACCCATGATATGGCAGACCAtgaaattcaaaaagaaaaatacattttaaGTGAAACTTTTGAGGAGAAAATCAACCATTTAGAGAAGTCAAAATATGATGAAATAACTGAAAACATTACAAAATTAAGGAGAGTGATTCAGAGCAATGAGAAGGCCCTAAATGACTTTAAAGAAAAACTGACTGTCAGTGCTAGAGATCTGGTGGAATGCACCAATAAAGTTGTTGAACTAAGCTTTGGATACAAGTCTTTAAACCCTACTTCGTTCATAGATGAAATGATCACAGAAGAGAGGGAAAACTCCCACCATGTAGAACTGCTGATGATGTTGAAGAATGCTGTAATACTAATGTTAGGATCTGTGGAAAACTAA
- the ND-B16.6 gene encoding NADH dehydrogenase [ubiquinone] 1 alpha subcomplex subunit 13, with protein sequence MAAPTQDLPPKGGYAPISFRRLPARTYFSGLQMFAGYTILTAVTGFLYYRTYRRIRLEEVEMRSGQLAIEPLLLAERDREFLKQIRKNRDEEEKLMEGVEGWEVGKYYNEPIYKTVPEDKFLDPIVQEYFSHGHSKSYVRGAYFSLFV encoded by the exons ATGGCGGCGCCTACCCAAGATTTACCTCCTAAAGGGGGCTATGCCCCTATTAGCTTTAGAAGGCTCCCCGCAAGAACCTATTTCTCAG GCCTTCAGATGTTTGCAGGCTACACGATCCTCACAGCTGTAACTGGCTTTTTGTACTACCGCACGTACAGGAGGATCAG GCTGGAAGAAGTGGAGATGAGGAGTGGGCAGTTGGCAATAGAACCACTGCTGTTAGCTGAAAGGGATCGGGAGTTTCTTAAGCAGATAAGAAAGAATCGTGATGAGGAG gaaAAACTAATGGAAGGTGTTGAGGGCTGGGAGGTGGGTAAGTATTACAATGAGCCCATCTACAAGACTGTGCCTGAAGATAAATTCTTAGACCCTATTGTTCAGGAGTACTTCAGCCATGGACATTCTAAGTCATATGTTAGAGGTGCATACTTCTCCCTGTTTGTGTGA
- the LOC139751314 gene encoding uncharacterized protein isoform X2, whose translation MANAELKKNLIEGICSVVGEEEGLTKYELKTTSIQKDEENRIQIVAIGPMNDRPTKSVLLLGETGAGKTSIINAMVNHLFGVALEDNFRFQLKDYTGSDDKHQVDNQTEYITAYLIYHQTGMHFEGNCVLIDTPGFGDTKVPLEKLKVFLTKDFGLNNLNCIGLVAKANQNRILAHHIETFTKFTSILGNNVSGISKLLATFASDSDPALVEVMRHTGIQFTDVYRLDNWPLYVTDTVDLSEKSHHAYLQYKWNNMQAEYARFFEALLESSPVSLKPTRDLIEATNHLEQIKGKLKKNVKATAELVNTLRREKISLNQYEDQAKKITWKVQERKEHIEKFPVLSGFHVHNCEICQQTCTDFCMDPSGVTPALAGTGAGIGSATVTGIGSAITAGAVTGAEVGIFGGPIGVMVGGGIGTIIGLTTGLIVGLVTRKSYSKCPIASCGTCSRNKCTHDMADHEIQKEKYILSETFEEKINHLEKSKYDEITENITKLRRVIQSNEKALNDFKEKLTVSARDLVECTNKVVELSFGYKSLNPTSFIDEMITEERENSHHVELLMMLKNAVILMLGSVEN comes from the coding sequence ATGGCAAATGCAGAATTAAAGAAGAACTTGATTGAAGGTATCTGTTCGGTGGTTGGAGAAGAGGAAGGGCTAACAAAATATGAGCTTAAGACCACAAGTATTCAAAAAGATGAAGAGAACAGGATTCAGATTGTGGCCATTGGTCCCATGAATGACAGACCAACAAAATCAGTTTTGCTTTTGGGAGAGACAGGTGCTGGAAAGACTAGTATTATCAATGCTATGGTTAATCATCTCTTTGGTGTTGCCCTTGAAGATAACTTTAGATTCCAATTGAAAGATTATACTGGGAGTGATGACAAACACCAGGTAGATAATCAAACAGAGTACATCACAGCATATCTGATATACCATCAAACTGGAATGCACTTTGAAGGTAACTGTGTGTTGATAGATACACCTGGCTTTGGTGACACAAAAGTGCCATTGGAGAAATTAAAGGTCTTCTTAACAAAGGACTTTGGCTTAAATAACCTTAACTGCATTGGATTAGTTGCCAAAGCCAATCAAAATAGGATATTAGCACACCACATAGAAACCTTTACTAAGTTTACTTCAATTTTGGGAAATAATGTCAGTGGTATATCAAAACTTTTGGCTACTTTTGCTTCTGATAGTGATCCAGCACTAGTTGAGGTGATGAGACATACAGGTATCCAGTTTACCGATGTGTACAGACTTGATAACTGGCCTTTGTATGTCACAGACACAGTTGATTTGTCTGAGAAGAGCCATCATGCATACCTGCAGTATAAATGGAATAACATGCAAGCAGAGTATGCTAGATTTTTTGAAGCCTTACTAGAATCTTCTCCAGTCAGCCTCAAGCCAACTAGGGACCTTATTGAGGCAACTAATCATCTAGAACAAATAAAAGgcaaattaaagaaaaatgtgaAAGCTACAGCTGAATTGGTCAATACTCTTCGAAGAGAGAAGATATCACTAAATCAATATGAAGATCAGGCAAAAAAGATAACGTGGaaggtacaagaaagaaaagaacacaTTGAAAAGTTTCCTGTGCTTAGTGGATTTCATGTTCATAATTGTGAAATTTGTCAGCAAACCTGTACTGATTTTTGTATGGATCCATCTGGTGTTACACCTGCGCTAGCTGGAACTGGTGCAGGGATCGGTTCTGCAACTGTGACTGGAATTGGTAGTGCAATAACTGCTGGAGCAGTGACAGGGGCAGAGGTTGGAATCTTTGGTGGTCCAATAGGAGTTATGGTTGGTGGAGGTATTGGAACAATTATTGGGCTAACTACTGGGCTTATTGTAGGGCTTGTGACAAGGAAAAGTTATTCAAAGTGCCCTATTGCTTCCTGTGGAACTTGTAGTAGAAATAAATGCACCCATGATATGGCAGACCAtgaaattcaaaaagaaaaatacattttaaGTGAAACTTTTGAGGAGAAAATCAACCATTTAGAGAAGTCAAAATATGATGAAATAACTGAAAACATTACAAAATTAAGGAGAGTGATTCAGAGCAATGAGAAGGCCCTAAATGACTTTAAAGAAAAACTGACTGTCAGTGCTAGAGATCTGGTGGAATGCACCAATAAAGTTGTTGAACTAAGCTTTGGATACAAGTCTTTAAACCCTACTTCGTTCATAGATGAAATGATCACAGAAGAGAGGGAAAACTCCCACCATGTAGAACTGCTGATGATGTTGAAGAATGCTGTAATACTAATGTTAGGATCTGTGGAAAACTAA
- the Samtor gene encoding S-adenosylmethionine sensor upstream of mTORC1 isoform X1, producing the protein MRQVRSDGMNEQGKRLAEVVRRTHKKLRRQYKLGEDETQVWKEHVQHEEKLHTYASAMYTLATQHWESRQQVNTSRVTWVHDAVMQYFHEGEMQRITEKEMRKLDHLGLKLSNDPDVVNRYTVSLTSRIKVLDVGSCYNPFSVYKDFDVTAVDLCPAHQSVKKCDFLSLEVFAQKTESNHLETCATRNSEVSLQSDKSETINKTSAILDTSQTTELRTSIPSATLQAAGNVESFLECTLEEKQKGKQSIIDTSESSFRVKTLHAITPKNKKDSAAVCDNARFLHVNDKILTEMNSRTETVTLEGIPEPDIVTCLESNSFDVVVFCLLLEYIPSPKQRLLCCQKAYHLLKPNGILCIITPDSKHQNANVHIYKLWKITLGYLGFSRTKYEKLTHFHGMVFRKGLCREAWELDATRQLSLMKKTNVKNKFVGIDYEKVKGEMYIPQDFQDLSESEEETPDDESQVK; encoded by the exons GTGAAGATGAAACTCAAGTGTGGAAAGAGCATGTTCAACATGAAGAGAAACTTCACACATACGCCAGTGCTATGTACACATTAGCTACCCAGCACTGGGAGTCTCGACAACAG GTCAATACTTCTCGTGTGACTTGGGTTCATGATGCAGTCATGCAATATTTTCATGAAGGAGAGATGCAGCGTATAACTGAAAAAGAAATGCGAAAGTTGGATCACCTTGGACTGAAATTGAGTAATGATCCTGATGTGGTTAATAG GTATACGGTATCTTTGACCTCAAGAATTAAAGTGTTGGATGTGGGAAGCTGCTACAACCCATTCTCAGTGTACAAAGATTTCGATGTGACTGCTGTTGATCTTTGCCCTGCTCATCAG TCAGTCAAGAAGTGTGATTTCCTAAGCTTAGAAGTTTTTGCACAAAAAACAGAGTCTAATCATCTGGAAACCTGTGCTACCAGAAATTCAGAAGTTTCATTGCAATCTGACAAATCAGAAACAATTAATAAAACATCAGCTATATTAGATACTTCACAAACAACAGAATTAAGAACATCAATCCCATCAGCTACCCTGCAAGCAGCAGGCAATGTAGAGTCATTCTTAGAGTGTACATTAGAAGAGAAACAGAAAGGAAAACAATCTATAATTGATACATCAGAATCTTCCTTCAGAGTCAAAACTTTACATGCAATAACTCCAAAGAACAAAAAAGACAGTGCAGCAGTATGTGATAATGCAAGGTTTTTACATGTGAATGACAAAATTTTGACAGAAATGAATTCAAGAACTGAAACAGTAACTTTGGAGGGAATTCCTGAGCCAGACATTGTAACATGTCTTGAAAGTAATTCCTTTGATGTTGTGGTCTTTTGCCTGCTTCTTGAATACATACCCTCACCAAAACAGAGGCTCTTATGTTGCCAAAAAGCTTATCACCTCTTAAAACCTAATGGTATTCTGTGTATTATCACACCAGACAGCAAACACCAAAATGCTAATGTTCACATCTATAAGCTGTGGAAAATAACTCTTGGATATTTAGGATTTTCAAGGACTAAATATGAAAAACTGACCCATTTCCATGGGATGGTATTTCGCAAAGGACTttgtagagaggcttgggaactaGATGCAACTAGACAGTTGTCCCTTATGAAAAAGACTAATGTGAAAAACAAATTTGTGGGAATTGATTATGAAAAAGTCAAAGGTGAAATGTACATTCCTCAGGATTTTCAGGATCTTTCGGAAAGTGAAGAAGAAACGCCAGATGATGAAAGTCAGGTCAAGTGA
- the Samtor gene encoding S-adenosylmethionine sensor upstream of mTORC1 isoform X2, which yields MYTLATQHWESRQQVNTSRVTWVHDAVMQYFHEGEMQRITEKEMRKLDHLGLKLSNDPDVVNRYTVSLTSRIKVLDVGSCYNPFSVYKDFDVTAVDLCPAHQSVKKCDFLSLEVFAQKTESNHLETCATRNSEVSLQSDKSETINKTSAILDTSQTTELRTSIPSATLQAAGNVESFLECTLEEKQKGKQSIIDTSESSFRVKTLHAITPKNKKDSAAVCDNARFLHVNDKILTEMNSRTETVTLEGIPEPDIVTCLESNSFDVVVFCLLLEYIPSPKQRLLCCQKAYHLLKPNGILCIITPDSKHQNANVHIYKLWKITLGYLGFSRTKYEKLTHFHGMVFRKGLCREAWELDATRQLSLMKKTNVKNKFVGIDYEKVKGEMYIPQDFQDLSESEEETPDDESQVK from the exons ATGTACACATTAGCTACCCAGCACTGGGAGTCTCGACAACAG GTCAATACTTCTCGTGTGACTTGGGTTCATGATGCAGTCATGCAATATTTTCATGAAGGAGAGATGCAGCGTATAACTGAAAAAGAAATGCGAAAGTTGGATCACCTTGGACTGAAATTGAGTAATGATCCTGATGTGGTTAATAG GTATACGGTATCTTTGACCTCAAGAATTAAAGTGTTGGATGTGGGAAGCTGCTACAACCCATTCTCAGTGTACAAAGATTTCGATGTGACTGCTGTTGATCTTTGCCCTGCTCATCAG TCAGTCAAGAAGTGTGATTTCCTAAGCTTAGAAGTTTTTGCACAAAAAACAGAGTCTAATCATCTGGAAACCTGTGCTACCAGAAATTCAGAAGTTTCATTGCAATCTGACAAATCAGAAACAATTAATAAAACATCAGCTATATTAGATACTTCACAAACAACAGAATTAAGAACATCAATCCCATCAGCTACCCTGCAAGCAGCAGGCAATGTAGAGTCATTCTTAGAGTGTACATTAGAAGAGAAACAGAAAGGAAAACAATCTATAATTGATACATCAGAATCTTCCTTCAGAGTCAAAACTTTACATGCAATAACTCCAAAGAACAAAAAAGACAGTGCAGCAGTATGTGATAATGCAAGGTTTTTACATGTGAATGACAAAATTTTGACAGAAATGAATTCAAGAACTGAAACAGTAACTTTGGAGGGAATTCCTGAGCCAGACATTGTAACATGTCTTGAAAGTAATTCCTTTGATGTTGTGGTCTTTTGCCTGCTTCTTGAATACATACCCTCACCAAAACAGAGGCTCTTATGTTGCCAAAAAGCTTATCACCTCTTAAAACCTAATGGTATTCTGTGTATTATCACACCAGACAGCAAACACCAAAATGCTAATGTTCACATCTATAAGCTGTGGAAAATAACTCTTGGATATTTAGGATTTTCAAGGACTAAATATGAAAAACTGACCCATTTCCATGGGATGGTATTTCGCAAAGGACTttgtagagaggcttgggaactaGATGCAACTAGACAGTTGTCCCTTATGAAAAAGACTAATGTGAAAAACAAATTTGTGGGAATTGATTATGAAAAAGTCAAAGGTGAAATGTACATTCCTCAGGATTTTCAGGATCTTTCGGAAAGTGAAGAAGAAACGCCAGATGATGAAAGTCAGGTCAAGTGA